A region of Paractinoplanes abujensis DNA encodes the following proteins:
- a CDS encoding ABC transporter substrate-binding protein has protein sequence MLLAGAAGCTSDDDAPDGAEVVVIAADLNNSSVDTAYARALQLRVDQINASGQLGDRELRLVTKDNRNDPAASMRNITSFADDPTVAAVVSGSCDDCVVGAAKTINDKAIPTIALSASDAVTTPVSERQYVFKLGPNSKDSTAALVNELVRQRIRTISVLYTTDLYGRGANIALNNALPESITVKAVRSVKPGASDIAQSVGTLTDAAPQALVVLTPPDLAQLAARDARAAGFSGRVYLDAAAAGDLFIPREAVAATNNATMVFTQILAIDDVIATTPAKSSRKQWFRDYTSRYGSYSGVASFAADAADLIADAVARVGADRPRIREIIETSQVDGLSGPIRLTPDNHSGLMPQALTLLVARSGRWRLAS, from the coding sequence ATGCTTCTGGCCGGCGCGGCCGGTTGCACCTCCGACGACGACGCCCCCGACGGCGCCGAAGTCGTGGTCATCGCGGCCGACCTCAACAACTCGTCGGTCGACACCGCGTACGCCCGGGCCCTGCAGCTGCGGGTCGACCAGATCAACGCCTCCGGGCAGCTGGGCGACCGTGAGCTGCGGCTGGTCACGAAGGACAACCGCAACGACCCGGCGGCGTCGATGCGCAACATCACCTCGTTCGCCGACGACCCGACCGTGGCCGCGGTCGTCAGCGGCTCGTGCGACGACTGCGTGGTGGGTGCGGCCAAGACGATCAACGACAAGGCCATCCCGACGATCGCCCTGTCCGCCTCGGACGCCGTCACGACGCCGGTGTCCGAGCGGCAGTACGTCTTCAAGCTCGGCCCGAACTCCAAGGACAGCACCGCCGCACTGGTCAACGAACTGGTCCGGCAGCGCATCCGGACGATCTCGGTGCTCTACACGACCGATCTGTACGGACGCGGCGCGAACATCGCGCTCAACAACGCGCTCCCCGAGAGCATCACCGTGAAGGCGGTCCGCTCGGTCAAGCCCGGCGCCTCCGACATCGCGCAGTCCGTCGGCACGCTGACCGACGCCGCCCCGCAGGCGCTGGTCGTGCTCACGCCGCCCGACCTGGCCCAGCTGGCCGCCCGGGACGCGCGCGCGGCCGGCTTCAGCGGCCGCGTCTACCTGGACGCGGCGGCCGCGGGCGACCTGTTCATCCCGCGCGAGGCGGTCGCCGCCACGAACAACGCCACGATGGTGTTCACCCAGATCCTGGCGATCGACGACGTGATCGCGACGACCCCGGCCAAGTCGTCCCGCAAGCAGTGGTTCCGCGACTACACGTCCCGCTACGGCAGCTACTCCGGCGTGGCCTCGTTCGCCGCCGACGCCGCCGACCTGATCGCCGACGCGGTGGCCCGGGTCGGCGCCGACCGGCCGCGGATCCGCGAGATCATCGAGACGTCACAGGTCGACGGTCTGTCCGGCCCGATCCGCCTGACCCCCGACAACCACTCCGGCCTGATGCCGCAGGCGCTTACCCTGCTGGTGGCGCGCAGCGGCCGGTGGCGGCTCGCCTCATGA
- the thiC gene encoding phosphomethylpyrimidine synthase ThiC produces the protein MRRKVYVEGVPFTEVELSDGNDPVRLYDTSGPGSDPTVGLPPLRAPWATGRTQLAAARAGVVTPEMQFVAIRENVPAELVRAEIAAGRAVLPANRNHPESEPMVIGSRFLVKVNANIGTSAVTSSVAEEVEKLTWATRWGADTVMDLSTGPRIHETREAIIRNSPVPIGTVPIYQALEKVKGDPVKLTWELFRETIIEQAEQGVDYMTVHAGVLLPHVPLAAERVTGIVSRGGSIMAAWCLAHHEENFLYTNYDELCRIFADYDITFSLGDGLRPGSIADANDEAQFAELRTLGELTHRAWAYDVQVMVEGPGHVPMHKIKENVDLQVELCGGAPFYTLGPLTTDIAPAYDHITSAIGAAMIGMFGTAMLCYVTPKEHLGLPGKDDVKAGMIAYKIAAHAADLAKGHPGAQEWDDALSKARFEFRWEDQFELALDPQTARSYHDETLPAAAAKTAHFCSMCGPKFCSMKISHELKARGMDQKSAEFMSAGGRVYVPVTIASDKTGNGS, from the coding sequence ATGAGGCGCAAAGTGTACGTCGAAGGAGTGCCGTTCACCGAGGTCGAGCTGAGCGACGGCAACGACCCCGTGCGGCTCTACGACACCTCCGGGCCGGGCAGCGACCCCACGGTGGGCCTGCCGCCGTTGCGTGCGCCGTGGGCCACCGGCCGCACCCAGCTGGCCGCGGCCCGGGCCGGTGTCGTGACCCCCGAGATGCAGTTCGTAGCGATCCGCGAGAACGTGCCGGCCGAGCTGGTGCGGGCCGAGATCGCGGCCGGGCGGGCGGTGCTGCCGGCCAACCGCAACCATCCCGAGTCGGAGCCCATGGTGATCGGGTCCCGGTTCCTCGTGAAGGTCAACGCGAACATCGGCACCTCGGCCGTGACGTCGTCGGTGGCGGAGGAGGTCGAGAAGCTGACCTGGGCCACCCGCTGGGGCGCGGACACGGTGATGGACCTGTCGACCGGGCCGCGCATCCACGAGACCCGCGAGGCGATCATCCGGAACTCGCCGGTGCCGATCGGGACCGTGCCGATCTATCAGGCGCTCGAGAAGGTCAAGGGCGACCCGGTCAAGCTGACCTGGGAGCTGTTCCGCGAGACGATCATCGAGCAGGCCGAGCAGGGGGTGGACTACATGACCGTCCACGCCGGAGTGCTGCTGCCGCACGTGCCGCTGGCCGCCGAACGGGTGACCGGCATCGTGTCGCGCGGCGGCTCGATCATGGCGGCCTGGTGCCTGGCCCACCACGAGGAGAACTTCCTCTACACCAACTACGACGAGCTGTGCCGGATCTTCGCGGACTACGACATCACGTTCTCGCTGGGGGACGGGCTGCGCCCGGGGTCGATCGCCGACGCCAACGACGAGGCCCAGTTCGCCGAGCTGCGCACGCTGGGCGAGCTCACCCACCGGGCCTGGGCGTACGACGTACAGGTGATGGTCGAGGGGCCGGGTCACGTGCCGATGCACAAGATCAAGGAGAACGTGGACCTGCAGGTCGAGCTGTGCGGCGGGGCGCCGTTCTACACGCTCGGGCCGCTCACGACCGACATCGCGCCCGCGTACGACCACATCACGTCGGCGATCGGCGCCGCGATGATCGGCATGTTCGGCACGGCGATGCTCTGCTACGTCACGCCCAAGGAACACCTCGGGCTGCCCGGCAAGGACGACGTGAAGGCCGGGATGATCGCCTACAAGATCGCGGCACACGCGGCCGACCTGGCCAAGGGGCATCCGGGCGCGCAGGAGTGGGACGACGCGCTGTCCAAGGCCCGGTTCGAGTTCCGCTGGGAGGACCAGTTCGAGCTGGCCCTCGACCCGCAGACCGCGCGCTCCTACCACGACGAGACGCTGCCCGCCGCGGCCGCCAAGACCGCGCACTTCTGCTCGATGTGCGGGCCCAAGTTCTGCTCGATGAAGATCAGTCATGAGCTCAAGGCGCGCGGGATGGATCAGAAATCGGCCGAGTTCATGTCCGCCGGCGGCCGGGTTTACGTGCCGGTAACAATTGCGTCGGATAAAACCGGGAACGGTTCCTAG
- the thiD gene encoding bifunctional hydroxymethylpyrimidine kinase/phosphomethylpyrimidine kinase gives MTGSTPPVVLTIAGSDSGGGAGIQADLKTFAALGAYGTSVLTAVTAQNTLGVTAIHPIPVDVVAAQLEAVLADLPVVAVKVGMIGDPAVGELIASWADRLPNLVVDPVLVATSGARLAETASVAPLLTYPCVLTPNRQEAAALVGGPVVTIAQMAAAAEELAGRGARAVVVTGSELAADVLRSDGVTETLTGEPVPTVNNHGSGCTFSSAIAVRLALGDPVPTAVRAAKRYVTSALAGGRDWRLGAGPGPLNHFAV, from the coding sequence GTGACCGGCTCGACGCCGCCGGTGGTGCTCACGATCGCCGGGTCCGACTCCGGGGGCGGCGCCGGCATCCAGGCCGACCTCAAGACGTTCGCGGCCCTCGGGGCGTACGGGACCTCGGTCCTCACCGCCGTGACCGCGCAGAACACCCTCGGCGTGACGGCGATCCACCCCATCCCGGTCGACGTCGTGGCGGCGCAGCTGGAGGCGGTGCTGGCCGACCTGCCGGTGGTCGCGGTCAAGGTCGGCATGATCGGAGACCCGGCGGTGGGGGAGCTGATCGCGTCGTGGGCCGACCGGCTGCCCAACCTGGTCGTCGATCCGGTGCTGGTGGCCACCTCGGGCGCGCGGCTGGCCGAGACCGCGTCGGTGGCGCCGCTGCTGACGTATCCGTGTGTGCTGACGCCGAACCGGCAGGAGGCGGCCGCCCTGGTCGGTGGGCCGGTCGTGACGATCGCGCAGATGGCCGCCGCGGCCGAGGAACTGGCCGGCCGGGGGGCACGGGCCGTGGTGGTGACCGGGAGTGAGCTGGCGGCCGATGTGCTGCGCAGCGACGGTGTCACCGAGACGCTGACCGGCGAGCCGGTGCCAACGGTCAACAATCACGGGTCGGGCTGCACGTTCTCGTCGGCGATCGCGGTGCGGCTGGCCCTGGGGGATCCGGTGCCCACGGCGGTGCGGGCCGCCAAGCGGTACGTGACTTCCGCGCTCGCCGGTGGGCGCGACTGGCGGCTGGGCGCCGGGCCCGGGCCCCTGAACCATTTCGCGGTCTGA
- a CDS encoding class I SAM-dependent methyltransferase yields the protein MSADHYFSAEPATPDRRGEIEFSAAGRDYRLAVAAGVFSAGRLDPGTAVLLRKGDLPTADAGGTFLDLGCGYGPITCVLAAEAPAAIVYAVDVNSRARELTALNAGTLGLSARVRVTEPDEVPDGVTFDQIWSNPPTHVGKSELRALMERWLPRLADGGVAWLVINRNLGGDSLHTWLVEKGWEVERTASQKGFRVLKVTRKTG from the coding sequence GTGAGCGCGGATCATTACTTCAGCGCCGAGCCGGCCACCCCCGACCGTCGCGGCGAGATCGAGTTCAGCGCGGCCGGCCGTGACTACCGGCTGGCCGTCGCGGCCGGCGTCTTCAGCGCGGGCCGGCTCGACCCGGGCACGGCCGTGCTGCTGCGCAAGGGCGACCTGCCCACGGCCGACGCCGGGGGGACCTTTCTCGACCTCGGCTGCGGCTACGGCCCGATCACCTGCGTGCTGGCCGCGGAGGCCCCGGCGGCGATCGTCTACGCGGTCGACGTCAACTCGCGGGCCCGCGAACTGACCGCGCTGAACGCCGGGACGCTCGGACTGTCGGCGCGGGTGCGGGTGACCGAGCCCGACGAGGTGCCCGACGGGGTGACGTTCGACCAGATCTGGAGCAACCCGCCGACCCACGTCGGCAAGAGCGAGTTGCGGGCGCTGATGGAACGCTGGCTGCCGCGCCTCGCCGACGGGGGTGTGGCCTGGCTGGTGATCAACCGGAATCTCGGTGGTGACTCGCTGCACACCTGGCTGGTCGAGAAGGGCTGGGAAGTGGAGCGTACGGCCAGCCAGAAGGGCTTCCGAGTGCTCAAGGTGACCCGGAAAACCGGCTGA
- a CDS encoding ABC-F family ATP-binding cassette domain-containing protein yields the protein MGYVDVAGAGFVLPDGRRLFADVAFRVGEGAKVALVGPNGAGKTTLLRMVAGDLALPEGTIARSGGLGVMRQFIGMIGDDRTLEDLALSLVKPELGAAGERLARATAALDETERSQLAYANALAHWGEIGGYDTEVLFDTVAVAILAKPWDEVRHRPVRTLSGGQQKRFALDLLLRGDDEVLLLDEPDNFLDVPGKRWLEARLRESPKSVLYVSHDRELLAQTADRVVAVEGGTAWTHPGGFASWHEARVHRHDRMEENRRRWDEEHQKLKDLVLSLKQKATFNDGMASRYQAAQTRLRKFEEAGPPPTPPKEQSLRMNLRGGRTAKRAVICEQLEMEDLTFPFDLEIWYGDRVAVLGANGTGKSHFLRLLAAGGSDPEAENKPVDGAPLAHVAHNGVARLGARVRPGHFSQTHDRPELLERTLVEILWRGDDHRSGMDRAGAMKALNRYELSAQGDQRFGTLSGGQQARFLVLMLELSGATVLLLDEPTDNLDLASAEALEEGLNKFEGTVIAVTHDRWFTRSFDRFVLFQGDGEVVETPEPVWDVR from the coding sequence ATGGGTTACGTGGATGTCGCCGGAGCCGGTTTTGTGCTGCCCGACGGGCGCCGGCTCTTCGCCGACGTCGCCTTCCGGGTCGGCGAGGGGGCCAAGGTCGCGCTGGTCGGGCCGAACGGCGCGGGCAAGACGACGCTGCTGCGCATGGTCGCGGGCGATCTCGCGCTGCCCGAGGGCACGATCGCGCGCTCCGGCGGCCTCGGCGTGATGCGCCAGTTCATCGGCATGATCGGCGACGACCGTACGCTGGAGGATCTGGCTCTGTCGCTGGTCAAGCCCGAGCTCGGGGCGGCCGGTGAGCGCCTGGCCCGGGCCACCGCCGCGCTCGACGAGACCGAGCGCAGCCAACTGGCGTACGCGAACGCTCTGGCCCACTGGGGTGAGATCGGCGGCTACGACACCGAGGTGCTTTTCGACACGGTGGCCGTCGCGATCCTGGCCAAGCCGTGGGACGAAGTGCGCCACCGTCCGGTGCGGACACTGTCGGGCGGCCAGCAGAAGCGGTTCGCGCTCGACCTGCTGCTCCGCGGCGACGACGAGGTGCTGCTGCTCGACGAGCCCGACAACTTCCTCGACGTGCCCGGCAAACGCTGGCTCGAGGCGCGGCTGCGCGAGTCGCCCAAATCCGTGCTCTACGTCTCGCACGACCGGGAGCTGCTGGCCCAGACGGCCGACCGGGTCGTCGCCGTCGAGGGCGGCACGGCCTGGACCCATCCGGGCGGGTTCGCCTCGTGGCACGAAGCGCGCGTGCATCGCCACGACCGGATGGAGGAGAACCGCCGGCGCTGGGACGAGGAACACCAGAAGCTCAAGGACCTGGTGTTGTCGCTCAAGCAGAAGGCGACCTTCAACGACGGCATGGCCTCGCGCTATCAGGCCGCGCAGACCCGGCTGCGCAAATTCGAGGAGGCCGGTCCGCCGCCCACACCGCCCAAGGAGCAGTCGCTGCGGATGAACCTGCGCGGGGGGCGGACGGCCAAGCGCGCGGTGATCTGCGAGCAGCTCGAGATGGAAGACCTGACGTTCCCGTTCGACCTGGAGATCTGGTACGGCGACCGGGTTGCCGTGCTGGGCGCCAACGGCACCGGCAAGTCGCACTTCCTGCGGCTGCTGGCGGCCGGTGGCAGCGACCCCGAGGCCGAGAACAAACCGGTCGACGGCGCACCCCTGGCCCACGTGGCGCACAACGGGGTGGCCCGGCTCGGCGCGCGGGTGCGGCCCGGGCATTTCTCGCAGACGCACGACCGGCCCGAGCTGCTCGAACGCACCCTGGTCGAGATCCTGTGGCGCGGCGACGACCACCGGTCCGGAATGGACCGGGCGGGCGCGATGAAGGCCCTCAACCGGTACGAGTTGTCGGCCCAGGGCGACCAGCGGTTCGGCACGCTCTCCGGCGGTCAGCAGGCGCGTTTCCTGGTGCTGATGCTGGAGTTGTCGGGCGCGACGGTGCTGCTGCTCGACGAGCCGACCGACAACCTCGACCTGGCCTCGGCCGAGGCGCTGGAGGAGGGGCTGAACAAATTCGAGGGCACGGTGATCGCGGTCACCCACGATCGCTGGTTCACCAGGTCTTTCGATCGCTTCGTGCTGTTCCAGGGCGACGGCGAGGTCGTCGAGACCCCGGAGCCGGTCTGGGACGTGCGCTAG
- a CDS encoding thiamine phosphate synthase, with protein MLLPRLHIVTDSLDVVRGVLGHGPVAVQIRVKTNDREAYALTTAALELCRAAGALCLVDDRIGVALAAGADGVHVGADDLPVAAARRVLGPGPVVGATCRDPDSARAAVADGATYLGVGPAFATSSKTGLPEPIGPAGVAAVTRAVPETPVIAIAGITPPRVAELDCYGVAAISAVVADPAGATAEFLKALSGCPKVLS; from the coding sequence TTGTTGTTGCCGCGTTTGCACATCGTCACCGACTCGCTCGACGTCGTCCGGGGCGTGCTGGGCCACGGCCCGGTGGCCGTCCAGATCAGAGTCAAGACCAACGACCGCGAGGCGTACGCCCTGACGACCGCCGCGCTCGAGCTGTGCCGGGCGGCCGGGGCGCTGTGCCTGGTCGACGACCGGATCGGGGTGGCCCTCGCGGCCGGGGCCGACGGCGTGCACGTGGGCGCCGACGACCTGCCGGTGGCGGCCGCCCGCCGGGTGCTCGGGCCCGGCCCGGTGGTGGGCGCGACCTGCCGCGATCCGGACTCCGCACGCGCGGCCGTCGCCGACGGGGCGACGTATCTCGGGGTCGGGCCGGCCTTCGCCACCAGCAGCAAGACCGGGTTGCCGGAGCCGATCGGGCCCGCGGGCGTCGCGGCGGTGACCCGGGCCGTGCCGGAGACGCCGGTGATCGCGATCGCGGGCATCACACCACCCCGGGTGGCCGAGCTCGACTGCTACGGGGTGGCCGCCATTTCCGCCGTCGTGGCCGACCCCGCCGGCGCGACGGCCGAGTTCCTGAAGGCGCTGTCCGGCTGCCCGAAGGTGCTGTCATGA
- the thiS gene encoding sulfur carrier protein ThiS, which produces MKLTVNGNVVESDAATVQALVEAITEARRGVAVAVNGEVVPRSTWGLTGLAAGDVVEVLTAAQGG; this is translated from the coding sequence ATGAAGCTGACAGTCAACGGGAACGTGGTCGAGAGCGACGCCGCGACCGTGCAGGCGCTGGTCGAGGCGATCACCGAGGCCCGGCGCGGGGTCGCGGTCGCGGTCAACGGCGAGGTGGTGCCCCGGTCGACCTGGGGGCTGACAGGGCTCGCGGCCGGCGACGTGGTCGAGGTGCTGACCGCGGCCCAGGGAGGCTGA
- the truA gene encoding tRNA pseudouridine(38-40) synthase TruA: protein MTGTVRLRLDVSYDGADFSGWAVQPGRRTVAGVLVEALGRLVGADTPLGLTVAGRTDAGVHASGQVCHIDLPVEAYAELEGSLLRRLAALMPSDARVKAITPVPETFDARFSATFRRYEYRVADTVWGPEPLRRHDTIGWVRPLDVGRLTVAAAGLTGEHDYAAYCKRKEHATTVRAITRFDWRRDPDGVVVATVEADAFCQSMVRSLVGALLAVGDGRRDPGWPSTLLTRTERSSEVTVAPAHGLTLIAVGYPAEDAYASRAEATRRLRA, encoded by the coding sequence ATGACCGGAACCGTCCGCTTGCGGCTGGACGTCTCGTACGACGGCGCGGACTTCTCGGGCTGGGCGGTCCAGCCGGGGCGGCGCACGGTCGCCGGTGTGCTGGTCGAGGCACTGGGACGGCTGGTGGGTGCGGACACTCCGCTCGGCCTCACGGTCGCCGGTCGTACGGATGCGGGGGTGCACGCCTCGGGTCAGGTGTGCCACATCGACCTGCCCGTCGAGGCCTATGCGGAGCTCGAGGGGTCGCTGTTGCGCAGGCTGGCCGCACTGATGCCGTCGGATGCCCGCGTGAAGGCGATCACGCCGGTGCCGGAGACTTTTGACGCGCGCTTCTCGGCCACCTTCAGGCGGTACGAGTACCGGGTGGCCGACACCGTGTGGGGGCCCGAACCGCTGCGGCGGCACGACACGATCGGATGGGTCCGTCCGCTCGACGTGGGGCGGCTCACCGTGGCGGCGGCCGGGCTGACCGGCGAGCATGACTACGCGGCCTACTGCAAGCGCAAGGAGCACGCGACCACGGTGCGGGCGATCACCCGGTTCGACTGGCGGCGCGACCCCGACGGGGTGGTCGTGGCCACCGTGGAGGCCGACGCGTTCTGCCAGTCGATGGTGCGCAGCCTGGTCGGGGCGCTGCTGGCGGTGGGGGACGGGCGCCGCGATCCGGGCTGGCCGTCGACGCTGCTCACCCGTACGGAACGCTCCAGTGAGGTCACCGTGGCCCCGGCCCACGGGCTCACGCTGATCGCGGTGGGCTATCCGGCCGAGGACGCCTACGCGAGCCGGGCCGAGGCCACCCGGCGGCTGCGGGCCTGA
- a CDS encoding thiamine phosphate synthase codes for MVTPGGLVVLTDRRMAREPVTSVVRAAVLGGAEWVILRERDLPYAARVELCDELRSVVPAGRLIVAGPDPLGGDAVHLAATDPRPGSSVRLVGRSCHDSSGLSDVDYVTLSPIYPTVSKPGYGPALGASAAARLAGKRAWLALGGVDSAGRAAECAAAGASGVAVMGAVMRADDPEGVARELAAAFRPQAVSPS; via the coding sequence GTGGTGACGCCGGGCGGGCTGGTGGTGCTGACCGACCGGCGGATGGCTCGCGAGCCGGTCACGTCGGTGGTGCGGGCGGCGGTGCTCGGCGGCGCGGAGTGGGTGATCCTGCGCGAGCGGGATCTGCCGTACGCCGCCCGGGTTGAGCTCTGCGACGAGCTGCGGTCGGTCGTGCCGGCGGGGCGGCTGATCGTGGCGGGGCCGGATCCGCTCGGTGGGGATGCTGTTCATCTGGCTGCGACTGATCCACGACCGGGTTCTTCGGTGCGGTTGGTCGGACGGTCGTGCCATGACTCCTCGGGTCTGTCCGACGTGGACTACGTCACGTTGTCGCCGATCTATCCGACGGTGTCGAAGCCCGGATACGGGCCGGCGCTGGGGGCGTCCGCTGCGGCCCGGCTCGCGGGGAAGCGGGCCTGGCTGGCGCTGGGCGGGGTCGACTCCGCCGGGCGGGCCGCGGAGTGTGCGGCGGCCGGGGCGAGCGGGGTGGCGGTGATGGGGGCGGTCATGCGGGCGGACGACCCGGAAGGGGTGGCGCGGGAGTTGGCGGCCGCGTTTCGCCCGCAGGCGGTGTCGCCCTCGTGA
- the thiO gene encoding glycine oxidase ThiO, with translation MSDITVVGGGIIGLSIAWRLVRRGADVTVLDGGDEGAWHVAAGMLAPGGESEHEDPALIALLERSAQLWPAYVRELGVDVGYDDTGTLGLALTADDLAQRARLWTRQQLPLLRPSELRELEPALSPRVRAGVLAPRETQVDPRKVVHALRERLGTRIVVKRVESLADVDSRQVVVAAGCGTAALTGLPIRPVKGQVLRLRGEPGLLRHVLDGCEVYIVPRADGEVVVGATQEERADRLVTAGGVHELLRAALELVPGLAEFELAETTVGHRPGTPDNAPLLGRLDDRVIVAAGHFRNGILLAPVTADLVAGLVLDGLDTPGDFAPRRFS, from the coding sequence ATGAGCGACATCACGGTCGTCGGGGGCGGGATCATCGGGCTGTCCATCGCGTGGCGGCTCGTGCGGCGCGGGGCCGACGTGACCGTGCTGGACGGCGGGGACGAGGGCGCCTGGCACGTGGCGGCCGGGATGCTGGCGCCGGGCGGGGAGTCCGAGCACGAGGACCCGGCCCTGATCGCGCTCCTGGAGCGATCCGCCCAGCTCTGGCCCGCGTACGTCCGGGAACTGGGGGTTGACGTCGGCTATGACGACACCGGGACCCTCGGCCTGGCGCTGACGGCCGACGACCTGGCCCAGCGCGCGCGTCTCTGGACCCGGCAGCAACTGCCCCTGCTGCGGCCGTCCGAACTGCGCGAGTTGGAGCCGGCGCTCTCCCCCCGCGTACGGGCCGGGGTCCTCGCCCCTCGCGAGACCCAGGTGGACCCGCGCAAAGTCGTGCACGCGCTGCGGGAACGGCTGGGGACGCGGATCGTGGTGAAGCGGGTGGAGTCGCTCGCCGATGTGGACTCACGGCAGGTCGTGGTGGCGGCCGGATGCGGCACGGCGGCGCTGACCGGATTGCCCATCCGGCCCGTGAAAGGCCAGGTGCTGCGGTTGCGGGGTGAACCCGGGCTGCTGCGGCACGTGCTCGACGGCTGCGAGGTCTACATCGTGCCGCGGGCCGACGGCGAGGTGGTGGTGGGCGCGACCCAGGAGGAGCGGGCCGATCGGCTGGTCACCGCGGGTGGCGTGCACGAACTGCTGCGCGCGGCGCTGGAGCTGGTGCCGGGCCTGGCCGAGTTCGAGCTGGCCGAGACCACCGTGGGGCACCGGCCCGGCACGCCCGACAACGCGCCGCTGCTGGGGCGGCTCGACGACCGGGTGATCGTGGCCGCCGGACACTTCCGCAACGGCATCCTGCTCGCGCCGGTCACCGCTGACCTGGTGGCCGGGCTGGTGCTGGACGGTCTCGACACTCCCGGCGACTTCGCGCCGCGGAGGTTCTCATGA
- a CDS encoding thiazole synthase: protein MEFFEKSRLVLGTGGANSLAALEEAIVASGTGLVTVALRRVDAAGPGLLPMLDRLGVAVLPNTAGCYTAGDAVKTAHLARDAFETDLVKLEVIGDERTLLPDGVELLKAAETLVGDGFRVLPYTSDDPILARRLADVGCAAVMPAGSPIGSGLGISNPHHIRLIRQSVDVPVVLDAGIGTASDAALAMELGCDAVLIASAITRAAAPAEMASAMRHAVVAGRLAFSAGRIPRRFHAVASTSDLGLAQW from the coding sequence ATGGAGTTCTTCGAGAAGTCCCGTCTCGTTCTCGGGACGGGTGGGGCCAACAGCCTGGCCGCGCTGGAGGAGGCGATCGTCGCGTCCGGCACCGGGCTGGTCACCGTGGCGCTGCGCCGGGTCGACGCGGCCGGGCCGGGCCTGCTGCCGATGCTCGACCGGCTCGGAGTGGCGGTGCTGCCCAACACGGCCGGTTGCTACACGGCGGGCGATGCGGTCAAGACCGCCCACCTGGCCCGGGACGCCTTCGAGACCGACCTCGTCAAGCTCGAGGTGATCGGCGACGAACGAACCCTGCTGCCCGACGGCGTGGAGCTGCTCAAGGCGGCCGAGACGCTGGTCGGGGACGGGTTCCGGGTGCTGCCGTACACGAGCGACGACCCCATCCTGGCCCGCCGCCTGGCCGATGTGGGCTGCGCCGCGGTGATGCCGGCCGGGTCGCCGATCGGCTCCGGGCTGGGCATCTCCAACCCGCACCACATCCGCCTGATCCGGCAGAGCGTCGACGTGCCGGTGGTGCTCGACGCGGGCATCGGGACGGCCTCCGACGCCGCGCTGGCCATGGAACTGGGCTGCGACGCGGTGCTGATCGCGAGCGCGATCACCCGGGCTGCGGCGCCGGCCGAGATGGCGTCGGCGATGCGGCACGCGGTGGTCGCGGGGCGGCTGGCCTTCTCCGCGGGGCGGATCCCGCGGCGGTTCCACGCCGTGGCGTCCACCTCGGATCTCGGGCTCGCGCAGTGGTGA
- a CDS encoding ABC transporter ATP-binding protein, whose protein sequence is MIRIDQVSRTFTGRSGTVEALRDVSLQVGDGEFVAVVGRSGCGKSTLLRMIAGLLPPTGGTIEVGGVAVAKPRRDVSMMFQRPALLPWRSVLDNVLLPVQIFGRRKADFTDRAHQLLELTGLTGFEKRLPHELSGGMQQRVALCRALIAQPQVMLMDEPFSALDPLIREELSVELQRIHMEQRATTVFVTHSIDEAVLLADRVVVLSPRPGRVREIVDVRIPRPRTLGRTAHSDEVARASGLLHDLLMA, encoded by the coding sequence ATGATCAGGATCGACCAGGTGTCCCGCACCTTCACCGGCCGTTCGGGCACGGTCGAGGCTCTGCGCGACGTCAGCCTGCAGGTCGGCGACGGCGAGTTCGTGGCCGTGGTGGGCCGCTCCGGCTGCGGCAAGTCGACGCTGCTGCGCATGATCGCCGGGCTGCTGCCTCCGACCGGGGGCACGATCGAGGTCGGCGGGGTCGCGGTGGCCAAGCCCCGCCGCGACGTGTCGATGATGTTCCAGCGGCCGGCTCTACTGCCGTGGCGCTCGGTGCTCGACAACGTGCTGCTGCCGGTGCAGATCTTCGGCCGGCGCAAGGCCGACTTCACCGACCGCGCCCACCAGCTGCTCGAGCTGACCGGTCTGACCGGCTTCGAGAAACGACTGCCGCACGAGCTCTCCGGCGGCATGCAGCAGCGGGTGGCGCTGTGCCGCGCGCTGATCGCGCAGCCGCAGGTGATGCTGATGGACGAGCCGTTCTCGGCGCTCGACCCGCTGATCCGCGAGGAGCTCTCCGTCGAGCTGCAGCGCATCCACATGGAGCAGCGGGCCACCACGGTCTTCGTCACCCACTCGATCGACGAGGCCGTGCTGCTGGCGGACCGCGTAGTCGTGCTCAGCCCGCGACCGGGCCGGGTCCGCGAGATCGTCGACGTCCGCATCCCGCGTCCGCGCACCCTGGGCCGCACGGCCCACTCCGACGAGGTGGCCCGGGCCAGCGGCCTGCTGCACGATCTGCTGATGGCGTAG